A region from the Streptomyces sp. NBC_00704 genome encodes:
- a CDS encoding class I adenylate-forming enzyme family protein has protein sequence MSAHADLLHELLDRAAARWPERPAVTSAGHTLSYRELDAASRRLAAWLHACGLRRGDRLVICAPGSTAQPALVYAASRAGVAFSLLHEQVHGIQFDHVLDDCEPALLVTDTPDSQAAAQRRGVRTAGSQAVAAVAFAGSPAPRDQPPGPLTVDPVCLIYTSGTTSLPKAVVSTHQQLTFAATAIQSVLEYRPGDVVYSPLPLSFDYGLYQLFLAAQAGAHVVTGRPAEVGPALLGNLARTGATVLAAVPSVADALARLLRRPSRERPPLRLLTNTGAAMPAETLEALRSALPGLRVQLMFGLTECKRATIMPPDGDLERPGSSGRALPGTEVFVVDEEGRRRPAGEVGEIVVRGPNVMAGYWRRPELTARRFHRVEGLLPQLRTGDYGWVDEEGYLYFEGRRDDIYKENGFRVSATEVEAAARRVPAVGEAAVLPPQGPCPAVLFAVGELSPAEVLQGLREQIEEFKIPRRCLVVDALPLTGNGKVDRKALAALAQEASRVRAR, from the coding sequence ATGTCCGCCCACGCCGACCTGCTGCACGAACTGCTCGACCGGGCAGCCGCCCGGTGGCCCGAGCGGCCCGCCGTGACCAGCGCCGGCCACACCCTGAGCTACCGGGAACTCGACGCGGCCTCCCGGCGGCTGGCCGCCTGGCTGCACGCCTGCGGGCTGCGGCGCGGCGACCGGCTCGTGATCTGCGCGCCGGGTTCCACCGCCCAGCCCGCGCTGGTGTACGCCGCCTCCCGGGCCGGAGTGGCCTTCTCCCTGCTGCACGAGCAGGTCCACGGCATCCAGTTCGACCACGTCCTCGACGACTGCGAGCCGGCCCTGCTCGTCACCGACACGCCGGACTCACAGGCGGCCGCGCAGCGCCGCGGCGTGCGCACGGCCGGCAGCCAGGCGGTCGCCGCGGTGGCGTTCGCCGGCTCGCCCGCGCCGCGCGACCAGCCGCCCGGCCCGCTCACCGTCGACCCCGTGTGCCTGATCTACACCTCCGGCACCACCTCGCTGCCCAAGGCCGTCGTCAGCACCCACCAGCAGCTGACGTTCGCCGCGACGGCCATCCAGTCGGTGCTGGAGTACCGTCCCGGCGACGTCGTCTACAGCCCGCTGCCCCTGTCCTTCGACTACGGCCTCTACCAGCTGTTCCTGGCGGCGCAGGCCGGCGCCCACGTGGTGACCGGACGGCCCGCCGAGGTCGGCCCGGCGCTGCTGGGCAACCTGGCGCGCACGGGCGCCACCGTGCTCGCCGCCGTCCCGTCCGTGGCCGACGCCCTGGCCCGGCTGCTGCGCCGGCCCTCCCGGGAACGGCCGCCGCTGCGGCTGCTGACGAACACCGGCGCGGCGATGCCGGCCGAGACGCTCGAGGCGCTGCGCTCGGCGCTGCCGGGGCTGCGGGTGCAGCTGATGTTCGGTCTGACGGAGTGCAAGCGGGCCACGATCATGCCGCCGGACGGCGACCTGGAGCGGCCCGGCTCCAGCGGGCGCGCGCTGCCCGGCACCGAGGTCTTCGTCGTCGACGAGGAGGGCCGCCGCAGGCCCGCGGGGGAGGTCGGCGAGATCGTGGTGCGCGGCCCGAACGTCATGGCCGGGTACTGGCGCCGCCCGGAGCTGACCGCGCGGCGCTTCCACCGGGTGGAGGGCCTGCTGCCGCAACTGCGCACCGGTGACTACGGATGGGTGGACGAGGAGGGCTACCTGTACTTCGAGGGCCGGCGCGACGACATCTACAAGGAGAACGGCTTCCGCGTCAGCGCCACCGAGGTCGAGGCCGCCGCCCGCCGCGTCCCGGCGGTCGGCGAGGCCGCCGTCCTGCCGCCGCAGGGCCCGTGCCCCGCCGTGCTGTTCGCGGTCGGCGAGCTGTCGCCCGCCGAGGTGCTCCAGGGCCTGCGCGAGCAGATCGAGGAGTTCAAGATCCCCCGCCGCTGCCTCGTCGTCGACGCGCTGCCGCTGACCGGCAACGGCAAGGTCGACCGCAAGGCGCTCGCCGCCCTGGCGCAGGAGGCGTCCCGTGTCCGGGCCCGGTAG
- a CDS encoding type III PLP-dependent enzyme, with the protein MSGPGSAVRPAPPLPDDVLTRLPTPAYVYDLAEVRRNHEALVEALPAGAGLYYSLKANAHPSLLAVLRERGALPEVCSTGELRAALEAGWPAADVLYTGPGKRDEEIGHALRLGVRTFSVDSPHAIGQLDRLAGRAGVAARCLLRVNDDQPVPGQGLAMTGVASQFGADTRWVLDRPELFAGRPHAELVGLHLYMGSNLGEVDALVGQFARSLRTARTLTAALAEHGAHLRVLDLGGGFGAPFATEGQRIDLSGLRPRLTALLDAELPGRHADGTRVVFESGRYLVGTAGVLLTSVLDVKRSHGKDVVVLESGINHLGGMSGLRRLPALNPRLVPHGARPGGDGGPLLDTLVTGPLCTPLDTWARAAKLPALAPGDLLAVPNVGAYGLSASLVAFLGHPLPAEAVVDGDRPGAAPEITRIHLTRTTVPAPAGTDPGVK; encoded by the coding sequence GTGTCCGGGCCCGGTAGCGCCGTCCGGCCGGCCCCGCCGCTGCCGGACGACGTCCTGACGCGCCTGCCCACCCCGGCGTACGTCTACGACCTGGCCGAGGTCCGGCGCAACCACGAGGCGCTGGTGGAGGCGCTGCCGGCCGGCGCGGGCCTGTACTACTCCCTGAAGGCCAACGCGCACCCGTCCCTGCTGGCCGTGCTGCGCGAGCGCGGGGCGCTGCCCGAGGTGTGCTCCACCGGCGAACTCCGGGCCGCGCTCGAGGCGGGCTGGCCGGCCGCGGACGTCCTGTACACCGGTCCGGGCAAGCGGGACGAGGAGATCGGCCACGCGCTGCGGCTGGGCGTGCGGACGTTCTCCGTGGACTCCCCGCACGCGATCGGGCAGCTGGACCGTCTGGCGGGCCGGGCCGGCGTCGCCGCGCGGTGTCTGCTGCGCGTCAACGACGACCAGCCGGTGCCGGGCCAGGGCCTGGCGATGACGGGCGTGGCCTCGCAGTTCGGCGCCGACACCCGGTGGGTGCTCGACCGGCCGGAGCTGTTCGCGGGCAGGCCGCACGCCGAACTCGTCGGCCTGCACCTGTACATGGGCTCCAACCTCGGTGAAGTGGACGCACTGGTGGGCCAGTTCGCCCGTTCGCTGCGCACCGCCAGGACGCTGACGGCGGCCCTGGCGGAGCACGGGGCGCACCTGCGCGTCCTGGACCTCGGCGGCGGCTTCGGCGCGCCGTTCGCGACGGAAGGGCAGCGGATCGACCTGTCGGGGCTGCGGCCGCGGCTGACCGCGCTGCTCGACGCGGAGCTGCCCGGCCGGCACGCCGACGGCACCCGGGTCGTCTTCGAGTCGGGCCGCTACCTGGTGGGCACGGCCGGGGTCCTGCTGACGTCCGTGCTCGACGTGAAGCGGTCCCACGGCAAGGACGTCGTCGTCCTGGAGTCCGGCATCAACCACCTCGGCGGCATGTCGGGACTGCGGCGGCTGCCCGCCCTGAACCCGCGCCTGGTGCCGCACGGCGCCCGGCCCGGCGGCGACGGCGGTCCGCTCCTGGACACCCTGGTCACCGGCCCGCTGTGCACCCCGCTCGACACCTGGGCGCGCGCCGCGAAGCTGCCCGCCCTCGCCCCCGGCGACCTCCTGGCCGTACCCAACGTCGGCGCGTACGGGCTGAGCGCGAGCCTCGTCGCCTTCCTCGGCCATCCGCTGCCCGCGGAAGCCGTCGTCGACGGCGACCGCCCCGGCGCGGCCCCCGAGATCACCCGGATCCACCTGACCCGCACCACCGTCCCGGCCCCGGCCGGAACCGACCCTGGAGTGAAGTGA